One genomic segment of Arthrobacter sp. zg-Y1110 includes these proteins:
- a CDS encoding DUF6286 domain-containing protein produces MNAKIPPPVSMRRRPSRSVPAAISAIVMLALGVGLVWAAVARLLQESWPAFVTELLRWLSETGWDSTRGWTGAVVLLLIGLILLLCGMVPGDFSALPLRAKPVNMPGLPGAGESGGVPSVRGGETVVMSRRAVARLAASTCDHIDGVASASATASSRKVHLDVRTALHGTTDLQHWVVDGVRSRLAATGLDPVPEVTATIRTRD; encoded by the coding sequence ATGAACGCGAAGATCCCGCCGCCGGTGTCCATGCGGCGCAGGCCCAGCCGCTCCGTTCCCGCAGCAATTTCCGCCATCGTGATGCTGGCGCTTGGTGTGGGCCTGGTCTGGGCCGCCGTCGCCCGCCTTCTTCAGGAGAGTTGGCCGGCCTTCGTGACGGAACTGCTGCGTTGGCTCTCCGAGACCGGGTGGGACAGCACCCGGGGCTGGACGGGCGCCGTAGTGCTGCTCCTGATCGGGTTGATCCTGCTGCTGTGCGGAATGGTCCCCGGAGACTTCTCCGCACTGCCGCTGCGGGCCAAGCCGGTGAATATGCCGGGGCTGCCCGGAGCGGGGGAATCGGGCGGCGTTCCGTCGGTCCGGGGCGGGGAAACCGTGGTGATGAGCCGGCGCGCAGTCGCGCGGTTGGCGGCATCCACCTGCGACCACATTGACGGGGTGGCCTCCGCCTCCGCGACGGCGTCCTCGCGCAAGGTCCATCTGGACGTGAGGACGGCGCTGCACGGCACCACCGATTTGCAGCACTGGGTGGTGGACGGGGTACGCTCCCGCCTGGCCGCCACCGGACTGGATCCGGTGCCGGAAGTCACGGCAACCATCCGCACGCGGGACTGA
- a CDS encoding Asp23/Gls24 family envelope stress response protein yields MSIPSALPSLHSGRDADDRGETVLARRVLEKTASQVARDETFAGGSSGGFLGIGSRADLSARPDASVELAGNVASLKVTVGLPYPMPLRQATEQLRRRITERVTELTGVQVRQVDITVAWLKPPQRDTRGRRKLQ; encoded by the coding sequence ATGAGCATTCCCTCGGCACTGCCGTCGCTGCATTCGGGGCGGGATGCCGATGACCGCGGCGAAACCGTCCTGGCCCGGCGGGTGCTGGAGAAAACGGCCAGCCAGGTAGCCCGGGATGAAACGTTTGCCGGCGGAAGCTCCGGAGGATTCCTCGGTATCGGCAGCCGCGCGGATCTTTCCGCACGGCCGGATGCCAGCGTGGAGTTGGCCGGAAACGTCGCCAGCCTCAAGGTCACTGTGGGGTTGCCGTATCCGATGCCGCTGCGCCAGGCCACCGAACAACTGCGCCGCCGGATCACGGAGCGGGTCACCGAGCTGACCGGAGTCCAGGTGCGGCAGGTGGACATTACGGTTGCCTGGCTGAAGCCGCCGCAGCGGGATACGCGTGGTCGAAGGAAACTGCAATGA
- a CDS encoding Asp23/Gls24 family envelope stress response protein has translation MADPSKTAGATSATAHPQGAQSMQTGQGSPQGQGSSSASPSTDAERRTGPLHTPRGDTTIEETVVQKLAGMATREVPGVHAMGNAARRAFSSMTERIPGSQTNVSNGVTVEKGERQAAIDVSIVVEYGFSVVEVSQGIRRNVIRSVENATGLEVLEVNVNVTDVHLPDENEDQDDQQPSSQSKSLE, from the coding sequence ATGGCAGATCCATCAAAGACAGCGGGGGCAACGTCCGCTACGGCCCATCCCCAGGGTGCCCAGAGTATGCAGACCGGACAGGGTTCTCCCCAGGGGCAGGGCAGCTCCTCTGCCTCGCCGTCGACTGACGCCGAGCGCCGGACCGGACCGCTGCACACACCCCGGGGCGACACCACCATCGAGGAAACCGTGGTGCAGAAGCTGGCCGGCATGGCCACCCGCGAGGTGCCGGGCGTGCATGCCATGGGCAATGCCGCCCGGCGGGCCTTCAGCTCCATGACCGAGAGGATCCCGGGTTCACAGACCAACGTCAGCAACGGCGTCACGGTGGAAAAGGGTGAACGCCAGGCCGCGATCGACGTCAGCATCGTGGTGGAGTACGGCTTTTCCGTGGTGGAGGTGAGCCAGGGCATCCGGCGCAACGTCATCCGGTCCGTGGAAAACGCCACCGGCCTGGAAGTGCTGGAGGTGAACGTGAATGTCACCGATGTCCACCTGCCGGATGAGAACGAGGACCAGGACGACCAGCAGCCTTCCAGCCAGTCCAAGAGCCTGGAGTAA
- a CDS encoding RNA polymerase sigma factor — MAGSELPQAAHNGGRSPRTGPGNRHPDEAALVALARGGDLPAFEYLVAIYQRRLFRLAYRMLRDRGDAEDVVQDTLTAGWRMLPTLNREEAFGGWVYRTATNRCLDVLRHRTSHPQDLPGADPLADAAAVATARDPDREADPHRTAEVAAELEALRRALSLLPADQRACWLLREIHGQSYAEIGAALSISPQAVRGRLFRAREHLSAAMTPWR; from the coding sequence ATGGCGGGATCCGAGCTGCCGCAGGCGGCGCATAACGGCGGGAGATCCCCGCGCACCGGGCCAGGGAACCGGCATCCGGACGAGGCCGCCCTGGTCGCCCTGGCCCGCGGAGGAGACCTGCCCGCCTTCGAGTATCTGGTGGCCATTTACCAGCGCAGGTTGTTCCGCCTCGCCTACCGCATGCTTCGGGACCGCGGTGATGCCGAGGACGTCGTGCAGGACACGCTGACGGCCGGCTGGCGGATGCTCCCGACCTTGAACCGGGAGGAAGCCTTCGGCGGCTGGGTCTACCGGACGGCAACCAACCGCTGCCTGGACGTGCTTCGGCACCGCACCTCCCACCCGCAGGACCTGCCGGGCGCCGATCCGCTGGCTGACGCTGCCGCGGTTGCCACCGCCCGCGACCCGGACCGGGAAGCGGATCCGCACCGGACGGCGGAGGTGGCGGCAGAATTGGAGGCGCTTCGGCGGGCCCTCTCCCTGCTTCCTGCGGATCAGCGGGCCTGCTGGCTCCTGCGTGAAATCCATGGACAGAGCTATGCGGAGATCGGCGCTGCGCTGAGCATCAGCCCGCAGGCCGTGCGCGGACGGTTGTTCCGGGCCCGCGAACACCTATCAGCAGCCATGACGCCCTGGCGGTAA
- the aceB gene encoding malate synthase A gives MAIEVTDSSPAEGSEHILTPEALEFIEELHRRFRSTRDERLAARSVRREEAASTGRLDFLPETADIRSGDWKVAEAPAALQDRRVEMTGPASPAKMAINALNSGAKVWLADLEDACTPTWHNVVDSQVNLYRAARNDLSFTSPEGKEYALRTDAPLAVVVMRPRGWHLPEKHVLIDGEPAVGALVDFGLHFFSNARHLLDNGQGPYYYLPKMESHLEARLWNDVFNFSEEYVGVPQGSVRATVLIETIPAAFEMEEILYELRDHASGLNAGRWDYLFSMIKVFRDAGKAYLLPDRADVSMTAPFMRAYTELLVKTCHRRGAFAMGGMAAFIPNRREPEITASALEKVKADKTREAGDGFDGSWVAHPDLVPVCREVFDDVLGDKPNQVDRQREDVSVTATDLLDVSTAGGSITEAGLRSNLYVAINYVAVWLSGNGAVAIRNLMEDAATAEISRSQVWQQVRNNVVLEDTGETVTEELVSRILAEETERLRGEVSDEMFTGYFEPASRIIGEISLSKDYTDFLTLPAYELID, from the coding sequence ATGGCCATTGAAGTAACCGACTCCTCGCCCGCCGAAGGATCGGAACACATCCTGACCCCCGAAGCGCTGGAATTCATCGAGGAACTCCACCGCCGCTTCCGCAGCACCCGCGACGAGCGGCTTGCCGCCCGCTCCGTCCGCCGCGAGGAAGCCGCCTCCACCGGCCGGCTGGATTTCCTGCCCGAGACCGCCGATATCCGCAGCGGGGACTGGAAGGTGGCCGAGGCGCCCGCCGCGCTGCAGGACCGCCGGGTGGAAATGACCGGCCCGGCTTCCCCCGCCAAAATGGCCATCAATGCCCTGAACTCCGGCGCCAAGGTCTGGCTGGCCGACCTTGAAGATGCCTGCACCCCCACCTGGCACAACGTGGTGGATTCGCAGGTGAACCTCTACCGTGCCGCACGCAACGACCTCTCCTTCACCTCACCCGAGGGCAAGGAGTATGCGCTGCGCACCGATGCCCCGCTCGCCGTCGTCGTAATGCGCCCGCGCGGATGGCACCTGCCCGAAAAGCATGTGCTGATCGACGGCGAACCCGCCGTTGGCGCCCTGGTGGATTTCGGACTCCACTTCTTCTCCAATGCCCGGCACCTGCTGGACAACGGACAGGGACCGTACTACTACCTTCCCAAGATGGAAAGCCACCTGGAGGCACGCCTCTGGAACGACGTCTTCAACTTCTCCGAGGAGTACGTGGGCGTGCCGCAGGGCTCCGTCCGCGCCACCGTCCTGATCGAGACCATTCCGGCCGCCTTCGAAATGGAGGAGATCCTCTACGAACTGCGCGATCACGCCTCCGGCCTGAACGCCGGGCGCTGGGATTACCTCTTCAGCATGATCAAGGTCTTCCGTGATGCAGGGAAGGCCTATCTGCTGCCGGACCGGGCCGACGTCTCCATGACTGCACCCTTCATGCGCGCCTACACCGAACTGCTGGTGAAGACCTGCCACCGCCGCGGCGCCTTCGCCATGGGCGGTATGGCCGCCTTCATTCCCAACCGCCGCGAACCCGAAATCACTGCAAGCGCACTGGAGAAAGTGAAGGCCGACAAAACCCGTGAGGCCGGGGACGGGTTTGACGGTTCCTGGGTGGCCCACCCGGACCTGGTGCCCGTCTGCCGGGAGGTCTTCGACGACGTCCTGGGCGACAAGCCGAACCAGGTGGACCGCCAGCGCGAGGACGTGTCCGTGACGGCCACCGACCTGCTCGATGTCAGCACCGCCGGAGGCTCCATCACGGAAGCAGGACTGCGGTCCAACCTCTATGTGGCCATCAACTACGTTGCCGTCTGGCTCTCCGGCAACGGTGCCGTCGCCATCCGCAACCTGATGGAGGACGCGGCCACTGCGGAGATTTCCCGCTCCCAGGTCTGGCAGCAGGTCCGCAACAACGTGGTGCTCGAGGATACCGGCGAGACCGTCACCGAGGAATTGGTCAGCCGGATCCTGGCCGAAGAAACGGAACGGCTGCGCGGAGAGGTGTCGGACGAAATGTTCACGGGTTACTTCGAGCCGGCCAGCCGGATCATCGGGGAGATCAGCCTGTCCAAGGACTACACGGACTTCCTGACCCTGCCGGCGTACGAGCTGATCGACTAG
- a CDS encoding alpha/beta hydrolase: MSKPRPRRMWEPDILGEGFDQLTLDLPGGKVATLVRYTPPDPLSGPTPSGPTPDVLYVHGWSDYFFQTELARYWAGQGARFFALDLHNYGRSLRPGEEPGYVQDLRDYDADVGAALEAMGQDAADAGPLILLGHSTGGLTLALWAQRHPGRAAALILNSPWLEFQATELARRVISPLVSLEAQHHPRRPLPPVDPGIYTRTVSAAFGGEWHYDTDWRPVRGFPVTVAFLHAVFSAQATVAAGLQLQLPVLVLLSDNSYLHPRWSEDAARSDVVLDVNVVAHRSLSLGSTVSVDRISNAMHDVFLSAPAVRAQAYNAITRWGSGYLRALPHFGKARPPEG; this comes from the coding sequence ATGAGCAAACCGCGCCCCCGGCGCATGTGGGAACCGGACATCCTGGGCGAGGGATTCGACCAGCTGACCCTGGACCTGCCCGGCGGCAAGGTTGCCACCCTGGTCCGCTACACGCCGCCGGATCCGCTGTCGGGCCCAACACCGTCCGGCCCGACGCCGGATGTCCTCTACGTGCACGGCTGGTCGGACTACTTCTTCCAGACCGAACTGGCGCGCTACTGGGCGGGGCAGGGCGCGCGGTTCTTCGCCCTTGACCTGCACAACTACGGGCGGAGCCTCCGCCCGGGGGAGGAACCCGGATACGTCCAGGACCTCCGCGACTATGACGCGGATGTGGGTGCAGCACTGGAAGCCATGGGGCAGGACGCGGCAGACGCCGGACCGCTGATCCTGCTTGGGCACTCCACCGGCGGCCTGACGCTGGCGCTCTGGGCGCAGCGCCACCCCGGCCGGGCCGCAGCCCTGATCCTGAACAGCCCGTGGCTGGAATTCCAGGCCACGGAACTGGCCCGCCGGGTTATTTCACCGCTTGTCAGCCTGGAGGCACAGCATCACCCGCGCCGCCCGTTGCCGCCGGTTGACCCCGGAATCTACACCCGGACGGTGTCTGCGGCGTTCGGCGGGGAATGGCATTACGACACCGACTGGCGTCCCGTGCGGGGTTTCCCGGTCACGGTCGCTTTCCTGCATGCAGTGTTCTCCGCCCAGGCAACGGTCGCCGCGGGACTGCAGCTGCAGCTGCCCGTGCTGGTGCTGCTGTCAGACAACAGCTACCTGCATCCGCGCTGGTCGGAAGATGCGGCGCGCTCCGACGTCGTGCTGGACGTCAACGTGGTGGCTCACCGCTCGCTCTCCCTGGGCTCCACCGTGAGCGTGGACCGGATCTCCAATGCGATGCACGACGTGTTCCTGTCGGCACCGGCGGTCCGGGCCCAGGCGTACAACGCAATCACCCGCTGGGGGAGCGGTTACCTGCGGGCCCTGCCGCACTTCGGCAAGGCCCGCCCGCCCGAGGGCTAG
- a CDS encoding alcohol dehydrogenase catalytic domain-containing protein → MGTESTRSIRGAVLQTIGAPRPYAQSRPVVVQDLQLQPPGPGEIMVRIEAASLCHSDLSVVNGSRVRPLPMLLGHEAAGKVEELGEGVDDLAVGQRVVMAFLPRCGECAGCRTEGKMPCIPGSAANNAGTLLDGGMRLTAADGGEVRHHLGVSGFATHAVVNRKSVVPVDDDIPPHVAALLGCAVLTGGGAVLNPARPGKDDDVAIVGLGGVGMAALLTALSLDVHSVIGIDSLPEKLARARELGADEVYTPQEALDAGIRPVLVIEAAGHPRAFETAVRITAPGGTTVTVGLPAPDQTSEITPLTLTAEARTIIGSYLGSAVPARDIPVYAQLWREGKLPVEELVSSTIALEDINSAMDTLADGLAIRQVIRFEPDGASA, encoded by the coding sequence ATGGGCACCGAGAGCACCAGGTCCATCCGCGGCGCGGTCCTGCAGACCATCGGCGCCCCGCGCCCCTACGCTCAGTCCCGGCCGGTGGTGGTCCAGGACCTCCAGCTGCAGCCGCCCGGGCCCGGTGAAATCATGGTGCGCATCGAGGCTGCCAGCCTGTGCCACTCGGACCTGTCGGTGGTGAACGGCAGCCGGGTGAGGCCGCTGCCCATGCTGCTCGGGCACGAGGCCGCGGGAAAGGTGGAGGAGCTGGGCGAGGGCGTGGACGACCTCGCCGTCGGACAGCGCGTGGTGATGGCTTTCCTGCCCCGCTGCGGTGAATGTGCAGGCTGCCGGACCGAGGGCAAGATGCCCTGCATCCCGGGATCCGCAGCGAATAATGCCGGTACGCTGCTCGACGGCGGGATGCGGCTGACCGCCGCGGACGGCGGCGAAGTACGCCATCACCTCGGCGTCTCCGGCTTCGCCACGCATGCCGTGGTCAACCGGAAGTCAGTGGTGCCCGTAGATGACGACATCCCGCCGCACGTGGCAGCCCTGCTGGGGTGCGCCGTCCTCACCGGAGGCGGCGCGGTGCTGAACCCGGCCCGTCCGGGCAAGGACGACGACGTCGCGATCGTCGGGCTCGGCGGCGTCGGCATGGCTGCGCTCCTGACGGCACTGTCCCTGGATGTGCACAGTGTGATCGGCATTGACTCATTGCCGGAGAAACTGGCACGCGCCCGGGAGCTCGGCGCCGACGAGGTGTACACGCCGCAGGAGGCGCTCGACGCCGGCATCCGCCCCGTCCTGGTGATCGAGGCTGCCGGGCATCCCCGCGCCTTCGAAACGGCCGTACGGATCACCGCCCCCGGGGGTACCACCGTCACGGTAGGGCTGCCGGCCCCGGACCAAACCTCCGAAATCACGCCGCTGACGCTGACCGCCGAAGCCCGGACCATCATCGGCAGCTACCTCGGTTCCGCCGTTCCCGCCCGGGACATCCCGGTTTACGCGCAGCTGTGGCGGGAGGGAAAACTGCCGGTGGAGGAACTGGTCTCCTCCACCATTGCACTGGAGGACATCAACTCGGCCATGGATACCCTGGCGGACGGCCTCGCCATCCGCCAGGTCATCCGCTTCGAGCCGGACGGCGCTTCTGCATGA
- a CDS encoding helix-turn-helix domain-containing protein, translated as MNESSRTVPALPDKDTLALKRALAAGDVTVFVDGTALRLPDAARDAVLDLLSRLAAGAPVTVSSEPAAPVDPPLPAGSVPLLTTSQAAAAAGISHTYLRNLTDAGIIPVQYRGSHRRIRMEDVQAWLESQAARAAKAAGEATANSAEAPGS; from the coding sequence ATGAATGAGAGTTCCAGGACCGTACCGGCGCTGCCGGACAAAGACACCCTTGCGCTGAAGCGCGCGCTGGCTGCCGGCGATGTCACCGTCTTCGTGGACGGAACGGCGCTGCGGCTGCCCGACGCCGCCCGGGACGCTGTGCTGGACCTGCTGTCGCGTCTCGCGGCGGGCGCCCCCGTGACCGTGTCCTCGGAGCCGGCGGCGCCGGTGGATCCGCCGCTTCCGGCCGGATCTGTGCCGCTGCTGACCACTTCCCAGGCGGCCGCTGCCGCCGGCATCTCGCATACCTACCTGCGCAACCTGACGGATGCCGGGATTATCCCGGTCCAATACCGCGGTTCGCACCGCCGCATCCGGATGGAGGACGTCCAGGCCTGGCTCGAATCGCAGGCCGCGAGGGCAGCCAAGGCAGCCGGGGAAGCAACCGCGAACAGCGCGGAGGCTCCCGGCTCCTGA
- the ald gene encoding alanine dehydrogenase produces the protein MIIGIPKEIKNNEFRVAITASGVHELRSHGHQVLVQSGAGTGSNITDAEYTAAGAQILDSADDVWAQAAMILKVKEPIAAEYRHFRPGLILFTYLHLAAEPELTAALLDRGVTAIAYETVQRGRALPLLAPMSEVAGRLSVQVGAQSMMAPAGGPGLLLGGVPGVRPAKVVVLGAGVAGTNAAAAAVGAHADVTVLDINIDRLRELDELYAGRIKTVASNAFEIERAVVDADLVIGSVLVPGARAPKLVTNEMVSRMKPGSVLVDIAVDQGGCFEDSHPTTHEDPTFRVHGSLFYCVANMPGAVPNTSTYALTNVTLPYAVSLASLGVAGAFEKHPDLAHGLNIAGGRVTHSSVSAAHGLELASEWPDLVTS, from the coding sequence GTGATCATCGGTATCCCCAAGGAAATCAAGAACAATGAATTCCGTGTAGCAATAACCGCCTCGGGCGTGCACGAGCTGCGCTCCCATGGCCACCAGGTGCTGGTACAAAGCGGTGCCGGCACCGGCTCGAACATTACGGACGCGGAATACACCGCCGCCGGGGCGCAGATCCTGGACTCAGCCGACGACGTCTGGGCGCAGGCAGCCATGATCCTCAAGGTCAAGGAGCCCATTGCCGCCGAATACCGGCATTTCCGGCCGGGCCTGATCCTCTTCACTTACCTGCATCTGGCGGCGGAGCCGGAGCTGACGGCTGCACTGCTGGACCGCGGAGTCACGGCGATCGCCTATGAGACCGTGCAGCGCGGCCGGGCCCTCCCCCTGCTGGCGCCCATGTCCGAAGTAGCCGGGCGGCTTTCGGTCCAGGTGGGTGCGCAGTCCATGATGGCCCCGGCGGGCGGGCCAGGCCTGCTGCTGGGCGGCGTTCCGGGTGTCCGGCCGGCCAAGGTCGTGGTGCTGGGGGCCGGAGTGGCCGGGACCAACGCGGCGGCGGCGGCCGTAGGCGCCCATGCGGACGTTACGGTCCTGGACATCAATATCGACCGGCTGCGGGAACTCGATGAGCTGTATGCCGGCCGGATCAAGACGGTGGCATCCAACGCTTTCGAGATCGAGCGGGCCGTGGTGGATGCGGACCTGGTGATCGGCTCGGTACTGGTCCCCGGGGCACGGGCTCCGAAGCTGGTCACCAATGAGATGGTTTCGCGGATGAAACCGGGAAGCGTGCTGGTGGACATCGCGGTGGACCAGGGCGGCTGCTTCGAAGACAGCCACCCCACCACGCACGAAGATCCGACCTTCCGGGTGCACGGCTCCCTGTTCTACTGCGTGGCCAACATGCCCGGTGCGGTTCCGAATACGTCCACCTACGCGTTGACCAACGTGACCCTGCCGTACGCGGTTTCGCTGGCCAGCCTCGGTGTGGCCGGCGCCTTTGAGAAGCACCCGGACCTCGCGCACGGGCTCAATATCGCCGGCGGCCGGGTCACCCACTCATCGGTCTCTGCAGCCCACGGGCTGGAGCTGGCCTCGGAGTGGCCTGATCTGGTGACTTCCTAG
- a CDS encoding MFS transporter, with product MQIKERIEDSRMSPRQVAIIAICTTLYMIDGFDVLVMAFSASHVAEEWGLNGAQLGYLLSAALVGMAVGSIFVSTVSDIIGRQKTLLIGVCIVAAGMLASYFAPNYAVLLILRLLTGVAIGTLQSTISVFASEFSNAKRRSTALSLVSIGQPIGGVLGGLISGVLISQYGWRSAFLFGAVVTLLMIPLVMKVFPESVDYLLTRRPAGALERVNRSLRAIGQPAVDVLPESVTVEQNKSRFADVLTGYNARRTILLALAYFVLMASFYFANSWTPRLIAESGFTAQDGINAGVLFSVGAIVGGVLLGLLGARFPMRKVLAVFFVIGAATFVVFANSTNGSLGWALFAAALVGFGSNAPIAGMLAISPTYYTSEVRGTALGLVIGMGRIGAIISPILAGSLMDGGWTPGDLYFLFVIPMALGAVIISMLGQPVLRGPSPKAAAPVH from the coding sequence GTGCAAATTAAGGAACGGATCGAAGATTCGCGGATGAGCCCCCGGCAGGTGGCTATTATCGCCATCTGCACCACCCTTTATATGATCGACGGCTTCGATGTCCTGGTCATGGCCTTCAGTGCCAGCCATGTGGCCGAAGAATGGGGACTGAACGGTGCACAGCTGGGCTACCTGCTCAGCGCCGCTCTGGTGGGCATGGCCGTCGGATCCATCTTCGTCTCGACGGTCTCCGACATTATCGGGCGCCAGAAAACGCTGCTGATCGGCGTCTGCATTGTCGCCGCCGGCATGCTGGCCTCCTACTTCGCCCCGAATTATGCGGTGCTGCTGATTCTGCGCCTCCTGACGGGCGTGGCCATTGGAACGCTCCAGTCCACCATCAGCGTTTTTGCCTCTGAGTTCTCCAACGCCAAGCGCCGATCCACCGCCCTGTCCCTCGTCAGCATCGGGCAGCCGATCGGCGGCGTCCTCGGCGGCCTGATCAGCGGTGTCCTGATCAGCCAATACGGCTGGCGTTCCGCGTTCCTGTTCGGCGCCGTCGTCACCCTCCTGATGATCCCGCTGGTGATGAAGGTATTCCCGGAATCCGTCGACTATCTGTTGACCCGCCGGCCGGCTGGCGCACTGGAACGAGTCAACCGCAGCCTGCGGGCCATCGGGCAGCCTGCCGTGGATGTGCTGCCGGAATCCGTCACCGTCGAGCAGAACAAATCCCGTTTTGCGGATGTCCTTACCGGTTACAACGCGCGCCGAACCATCCTGCTGGCCCTGGCCTACTTTGTCCTCATGGCGAGCTTCTACTTCGCGAACTCCTGGACCCCTCGACTTATTGCGGAAAGCGGTTTTACCGCCCAGGACGGCATCAACGCAGGTGTGCTCTTCAGCGTCGGCGCGATTGTCGGCGGCGTCCTGCTGGGCTTGCTGGGGGCACGCTTCCCCATGCGCAAGGTCCTGGCCGTGTTCTTCGTGATTGGGGCCGCCACCTTCGTCGTGTTCGCCAACTCGACCAACGGTTCGCTTGGCTGGGCCCTGTTCGCGGCAGCGCTGGTAGGGTTCGGCTCCAATGCGCCCATCGCCGGCATGTTGGCGATCAGCCCCACCTATTACACGAGCGAGGTCCGCGGCACCGCCCTGGGACTGGTGATCGGCATGGGCCGCATCGGCGCCATCATCTCGCCGATCCTTGCCGGTTCCCTGATGGACGGCGGATGGACGCCCGGAGATCTGTACTTCCTGTTCGTTATCCCAATGGCGCTGGGCGCCGTCATCATTTCCATGCTGGGCCAGCCGGTCCTTCGCGGACCCAGCCCCAAGGCTGCCGCACCGGTCCATTAA
- a CDS encoding TetR/AcrR family transcriptional regulator, whose protein sequence is MDAARNHHRLLEAALELVAAGGADALTMDDLAERARVGKGTVFRRFGSRAGLMQALLDHAEQGFRTAYLFGPPPLGPGAPPRDRLLAFGRARLASLTVTGELARAADVDPRTRYQHPSRSLARRHLAGLLRLAGTVPDPELAAYQLMAFLDAGLLLHLRAEEGMSLPRLEKGWEELVGALARPG, encoded by the coding sequence GTGGATGCCGCCCGGAATCATCACCGCCTGCTCGAAGCGGCTTTGGAACTCGTAGCCGCCGGCGGTGCGGACGCCTTGACGATGGATGATCTTGCCGAGCGGGCCCGGGTGGGCAAGGGGACGGTGTTCCGGCGCTTCGGCTCGCGTGCCGGCTTGATGCAGGCGCTGCTGGACCATGCCGAGCAGGGTTTCCGGACGGCCTACCTGTTCGGCCCGCCCCCGCTGGGGCCAGGAGCGCCGCCCAGGGACCGGCTGCTCGCCTTCGGCCGGGCACGGTTGGCATCGCTGACCGTGACCGGAGAGCTGGCCCGGGCGGCCGACGTCGATCCCCGGACCCGCTACCAGCATCCATCCCGAAGCCTTGCCCGCCGGCACCTTGCCGGGCTGCTCCGGCTGGCCGGTACGGTTCCGGACCCGGAACTCGCCGCCTACCAGTTGATGGCCTTCCTGGATGCAGGCCTGCTTCTCCACCTGCGGGCTGAGGAAGGCATGAGCCTGCCCCGCTTGGAGAAGGGGTGGGAGGAGCTGGTGGGCGCACTCGCCCGCCCCGGGTAG
- a CDS encoding NADPH-dependent FMN reductase yields the protein MLSTTILTLVGSLRAGSINRQLAEAAAAGAPEGVEVKLFDGLGEIPFYNEDIDVEGLVPEAAQVLRDAAAASDGLLLISPEYNGTMPAVLKNAIDWLSRPFGAGAISGMPTAVIGAAFGQYGGVWAQDDARKSVGIAGARVVEEVRLAIGGSVTRYAGLHPQDDPDTVAQLGEAVRVLAEASVSVA from the coding sequence ATTTTGAGCACCACCATCCTGACCCTCGTCGGCAGCCTCCGCGCCGGTTCCATCAACCGCCAGCTCGCTGAAGCCGCTGCCGCCGGCGCTCCGGAAGGCGTCGAAGTGAAGCTCTTTGACGGGTTGGGCGAAATTCCGTTCTACAACGAGGACATTGATGTGGAGGGGCTCGTCCCGGAGGCAGCACAGGTACTGCGCGACGCAGCCGCTGCGTCCGACGGCCTGCTGCTGATCAGCCCCGAGTACAACGGCACCATGCCTGCAGTGCTGAAGAACGCCATTGACTGGCTGTCCCGCCCCTTCGGCGCAGGCGCCATCTCCGGTATGCCCACCGCCGTCATCGGTGCCGCCTTCGGCCAGTACGGCGGCGTTTGGGCGCAGGACGATGCCCGCAAGTCGGTCGGTATTGCCGGCGCCCGCGTAGTCGAGGAAGTACGCCTGGCCATCGGCGGATCCGTAACGCGTTACGCCGGACTGCACCCGCAGGACGACCCGGACACCGTTGCCCAGCTCGGCGAGGCCGTCCGCGTTCTGGCTGAGGCTTCAGTCTCCGTAGCCTAG